From a single Salinirussus salinus genomic region:
- a CDS encoding DUF6841 family protein: protein MDTEDEVRQFVHDYGEVFSTADPEAIAAHFHEPAMLVGGRVRVLETRQDVQALFTAVLDGLVERGYDRSAADEVAVEAVGEDRARARVQWVRYTADGVLERLTTTHVFRRTDDGWKMVVLMPHG from the coding sequence ATGGACACCGAAGACGAGGTCAGGCAGTTCGTCCACGACTACGGCGAGGTCTTCTCGACCGCCGACCCCGAGGCCATCGCCGCCCACTTCCACGAGCCGGCGATGCTCGTCGGCGGGCGGGTCCGCGTGCTGGAGACCCGCCAGGACGTGCAGGCACTGTTTACCGCGGTGCTGGACGGGCTGGTAGAGCGGGGCTACGACCGCTCGGCGGCCGACGAGGTCGCGGTCGAGGCGGTCGGCGAGGACCGCGCACGGGCGCGGGTCCAGTGGGTTCGCTACACCGCCGACGGGGTGCTCGAGCGGCTCACCACGACCCACGTCTTCCGGCGGACGGACGACGGCTGGAAGATGGTCGTCCTCATGCCCCACGGCTGA
- a CDS encoding DUF5790 family protein gives MSQSTLDDDDLFGEAASEMREDVEESLSAARGALPAADDVWETDADNTLGALNGLKTALDVGDARDHLRDAKKWYTMGERADAFEDADDLAADIEAVEELVEDIEDAREQVTDLTSTLPQLKSSLEEGADDGADAESDADEAEAEA, from the coding sequence ATGTCACAGTCGACGCTCGACGACGACGACCTCTTCGGCGAAGCGGCATCGGAGATGCGCGAGGACGTGGAGGAGTCGCTTTCGGCGGCCCGCGGGGCGCTGCCGGCCGCGGACGACGTCTGGGAGACCGACGCCGACAACACGCTGGGCGCGCTCAACGGGCTCAAGACCGCCCTCGACGTCGGCGACGCCCGCGACCACCTCCGGGACGCCAAGAAGTGGTACACGATGGGCGAGCGGGCCGACGCCTTCGAGGACGCCGACGACCTCGCCGCCGACATCGAGGCCGTCGAGGAGCTGGTCGAGGACATCGAGGACGCCCGCGAGCAGGTCACCGACCTCACCAGCACGCTCCCCCAGCTCAAAAGCTCCCTCGAGGAGGGCGCCGATGACGGGGCCGACGCCGAAAGCGACGCCGACGAGGCCGAGGCGGAAGCCTGA
- a CDS encoding creatininase family protein, with translation MHLAETTWTDAEKDADVALLPVGSTEQHGPHAPLGTDTLAAEAVAARGADAYDGEAVVAPAVPVGVSEEHRHFAGTLWVSPDTFRAYVRETVESLAHHGWDRVVVVNGHGGNVDALREVAARLTRDGVAYTAPFTWFDAVDTDLGMGHAGPMETSLLLATRPELVREGRLEEAAAGGAARWGEWEAGVNLAYDSAEFSGNGVVGDPREASEQQGAALLDAAGEGLAALMGVVVDREWEQKGE, from the coding sequence ATGCACCTCGCGGAGACGACGTGGACCGACGCCGAGAAGGACGCGGACGTGGCGCTGCTCCCGGTCGGCAGCACCGAGCAACACGGCCCCCACGCCCCCCTCGGAACGGACACGCTGGCCGCCGAGGCCGTGGCCGCCCGCGGGGCCGACGCCTACGACGGCGAGGCCGTCGTCGCGCCCGCCGTCCCCGTCGGGGTCAGCGAGGAACACCGCCACTTCGCGGGCACGCTGTGGGTCAGCCCCGACACCTTCCGGGCGTACGTCCGCGAGACCGTCGAGAGCCTCGCGCACCACGGCTGGGACCGCGTCGTGGTGGTCAACGGCCACGGGGGCAACGTCGACGCCCTCCGGGAGGTCGCCGCCCGGCTGACCCGCGACGGCGTCGCCTACACCGCCCCGTTCACCTGGTTCGACGCCGTCGACACCGACCTCGGAATGGGTCACGCCGGACCCATGGAGACGAGCCTCCTGCTCGCGACCCGGCCCGAGCTCGTCCGCGAGGGGCGGCTGGAGGAGGCGGCCGCCGGCGGTGCGGCCCGGTGGGGGGAGTGGGAGGCGGGCGTGAATCTCGCCTACGACAGCGCCGAGTTCTCCGGGAACGGCGTCGTCGGCGACCCCCGGGAGGCGAGCGAGCAGCAGGGGGCGGCCCTTCTGGACGCCGCCGGCGAGGGACTCGCGGCACTCATGGGTGTCGTGGTAGACCGCGAGTGGGAGCAGAAGGGAGAGTAG
- the azf gene encoding NAD-dependent glucose-6-phosphate dehydrogenase Azf codes for MDEPVLLTGAGGHVGRAILEGLGDAYDWRLLYHNPPAEEPDHPYWTGEVEDPADVAPAAEGVGAIIHLAGDPRPSAPWDSVLANNIDGTHTVYEVAVEEGVEKVVYASSNHAVGAFETDERTPEMYRADDGFLLDGTELPRPGNKYGISKVAGEVIGRYFHDSHDLSVCNIRIGNLNEDHPPVDYERGQAMWLSMRDCAHIHERALEAEYGYEIVYGISDNDRKYYSLERAKEALGYEPRDNSAHWDGTEYVGPRD; via the coding sequence ATGGACGAGCCGGTTCTGCTCACGGGCGCGGGCGGCCACGTCGGGCGGGCGATCCTCGAGGGGCTCGGCGACGCCTACGACTGGCGGTTGCTGTACCACAACCCCCCGGCCGAGGAGCCCGACCACCCCTACTGGACCGGCGAGGTCGAGGACCCGGCCGACGTCGCCCCCGCCGCCGAGGGCGTCGGCGCCATCATCCACCTCGCGGGCGACCCCCGACCCAGCGCCCCCTGGGACAGCGTCCTCGCGAACAACATCGACGGCACTCACACCGTCTACGAGGTGGCCGTCGAGGAGGGCGTCGAGAAGGTGGTCTACGCCTCCTCGAACCACGCCGTCGGCGCCTTCGAGACCGACGAGCGCACCCCGGAGATGTACCGCGCCGACGACGGCTTCCTGCTCGACGGCACCGAACTCCCCCGGCCGGGCAACAAGTACGGCATCTCGAAGGTCGCGGGGGAGGTCATCGGCCGCTACTTCCACGACAGCCACGACCTCTCGGTCTGTAACATCCGCATCGGCAACCTCAACGAGGACCACCCGCCCGTGGACTACGAGCGCGGCCAGGCGATGTGGCTCTCGATGCGGGACTGCGCGCACATCCACGAGCGCGCGCTCGAGGCCGAGTACGGCTACGAGATCGTCTACGGCATCTCGGACAACGACCGGAAGTACTACAGCCTGGAGCGCGCGAAGGAGGCCCTCGGCTACGAGCCACGGGACAACTCCGCCCACTGGGACGGCACCGAGTACGTCGGCCCGCGGGACTGA
- a CDS encoding dihydroneopterin aldolase family protein, whose amino-acid sequence MSDTADGADPTDPQVACFEAGIKFGSLYHQFAGTPVSPASAPSLAAAMEEAIENQPHCESVTVDVREDALAEAVAEGPAEYTELTGRFFEAEIHIACEGVEVVAGMAMADGYPLMEVRSVRKRA is encoded by the coding sequence ATGAGCGACACCGCCGACGGCGCGGACCCCACGGACCCGCAGGTCGCCTGCTTCGAGGCCGGCATCAAGTTCGGCTCGCTGTACCACCAGTTCGCGGGCACGCCCGTCAGCCCCGCGAGCGCCCCCTCGCTGGCCGCGGCGATGGAGGAGGCCATCGAGAACCAGCCCCACTGCGAGTCCGTCACCGTCGACGTCCGCGAGGACGCGCTGGCGGAGGCGGTCGCGGAGGGGCCGGCGGAGTACACCGAGCTCACCGGCCGCTTCTTCGAGGCCGAGATCCACATCGCCTGCGAGGGGGTCGAGGTGGTCGCCGGGATGGCGATGGCCGACGGCTACCCGCTGATGGAGGTCCGCTCGGTGCGAAAGCGGGCGTGA
- a CDS encoding ArsR/SmtB family transcription factor: MSGIEPIETADPEDAFAALADETRIAILRALWEADEAMAFSELREAVGMADSGQFNYHLDKLAGRFVAETEAGYALTLAGRKINGAVDGGAYTMTGSFDPLEPSEACPSCGGDRRLRYEDERVTVECDSCALHATTDVPPGVFASYDREEVPAVADRYFRTIYSQLANGFCWYCEGRLDSSVVPGARLVDDPADLADYPEWYDEFPLVTYRCRRCGTEPTADLGTALADHPAVVSFHYDRGVDIRERTQWELVAWDPDRARIRERDPLRAAVTYTVDGDDCTLVVDDALDVQQVDRSDG; the protein is encoded by the coding sequence ATGAGCGGTATCGAGCCCATCGAGACGGCCGACCCTGAGGACGCCTTCGCCGCCCTGGCCGACGAGACCCGCATCGCCATCCTCCGGGCGCTGTGGGAGGCTGACGAGGCGATGGCATTCTCGGAGCTCCGGGAGGCGGTCGGAATGGCTGACTCCGGACAGTTCAACTACCACCTCGACAAGCTCGCCGGCCGCTTCGTCGCCGAGACCGAGGCCGGCTACGCGCTCACGCTCGCCGGCCGCAAGATAAACGGCGCGGTCGACGGCGGAGCGTACACGATGACGGGCTCGTTCGACCCACTCGAACCGTCTGAGGCCTGCCCGTCCTGTGGCGGCGACCGTCGGCTGCGTTACGAGGACGAGCGGGTCACTGTCGAGTGTGATTCGTGTGCGCTGCACGCGACGACCGACGTTCCGCCCGGTGTCTTCGCCAGCTACGACCGCGAGGAGGTACCGGCGGTCGCGGACCGCTACTTCCGGACGATCTACAGCCAGCTCGCCAACGGCTTCTGCTGGTACTGCGAGGGACGGCTCGACTCGTCGGTCGTCCCCGGAGCGCGCCTCGTCGACGACCCGGCCGACCTCGCGGACTATCCCGAGTGGTACGACGAGTTCCCGCTGGTCACCTACCGGTGTCGGCGCTGCGGGACCGAACCCACGGCCGACCTCGGCACGGCGCTGGCCGACCACCCGGCCGTCGTCAGCTTCCACTACGACCGCGGGGTCGACATCCGCGAGCGCACGCAGTGGGAACTGGTCGCCTGGGACCCGGACCGCGCCCGAATCCGCGAGCGCGACCCCCTCCGGGCGGCCGTGACCTACACCGTCGACGGCGACGACTGCACGCTCGTCGTCGACGACGCGCTGGACGTCCAGCAGGTCGACCGGAGCGACGGGTAG